Proteins encoded in a region of the Falco rusticolus isolate bFalRus1 chromosome 10, bFalRus1.pri, whole genome shotgun sequence genome:
- the LOC119154390 gene encoding LOW QUALITY PROTEIN: aldehyde dehydrogenase family 3 member B1-like (The sequence of the model RefSeq protein was modified relative to this genomic sequence to represent the inferred CDS: inserted 2 bases in 1 codon), giving the protein MSAHTELVSRLRAAWLSGKTRPIEYRVAQLEALGCFLDEKKQDILDATALDMGKPPFEVELSEITICRSELNXTWTKDKHVEKNWVTQLDSAFIHKDPYGVVLIIGPWNYPINLLLVPLIGAIAAGNCVVMKPSEISRNVERLVAETLPRYLDKDCFAVVTAGTEETTRLLENKFDYIFFTGSPSMGRIVMTAAAKHLTPVTLELGVKNPCYVSDTCNVQNVARRVAWGRFFNAGQTCVAPDYVLCSLEMQEKLLVALREAITEFYGPNPQESPDFARIVGDKHFQRVQALLRSGRVAIGGQTDAQTRYIAPTVLVDVQQDDPVTQEEIFGPILPILTVTSLDDAIAFINAREWPLAIYVFSSCKKVVNQVLEKTSSGGFCANDTIMHMTLTSLPFGGIGQSGLGHYHGHYSFDTFSHPRAALLRGAGRKALNTPRYPPYAPRRLPLLRATTETKHRAACTLL; this is encoded by the exons ATGAGTGCCCACACGGAGCTGGTGAGCCGTCTGCGGGCAGCCTGGCTCTCGGGGAAGACACGGCCCATCGAGTACCGCGTGGCCCAGCTGGAAGCCCTGGGATGCTTCTTGGACGAGAAGAAGCAGGACATCCTGGATGCCACTGCCTTGGACATGGGCAAG CCGCCCTTCGAAGTGGAACTCTCAGAGATCACCATCTGCAGGAGCGAGCTCAA CACCTGGACGAAGGACAAGCACGTGGAGAAGAACTGG GTGACACAGCTGGACTCAGCCTTCATCCACAAGGACCCGTATGGGGTGGTGCTCATCATCGGGCCATGGAACTACCCCATTAACCTCCTCCTGGTGCCCCTCATTGGGGCCATCGCTGCAG GTAACTGCGTTGTCATGAAACCCTCTGAAATCAGCAGGAATGTGGAGAGGTTAGTGGCTGAGACACTGCCCAGGTACCTGGACAA GGACTGCTTTGCCGTGGTGACTGCTGGCACAGAGGAGACCACCAGGCTGCTGGAGAACAAATTTGACTATATCTTCTTCACCG GCAGCCCCTCCATGGGGAGGATCGTGATGACAGCTGCTGCCAAGCACCTGACACCAGTAACACTGGAGCTGGGGGTTAAGAACCCCTGCTACGTGTCCGACACCTGCAACGTACAGAACGTGGCCCGGCGGGTGGCCTGGGGCCGCTTCTTCAACGCGGGGCAGACCTGTGTGGCGCCCGACTATgtgctgtgcagcctggagatgcaggagaagctgctggTCGCTCTGCGTGAGGCCATTACTGAGTTTTATGGCCCCAACCCTCAGGAATCCCCTGACTTTGCCCGAATTGTGGGGGACAAGCACTTCCAGCGCGTGCAGGCACTGCTGCGCAGCGGGCGTGTGGCCATTGGGGGACAGACTGATGCACAGACACGCTACATTG cccccacgGTGCTGGTAGATGTGCAGCAGGATGACCCCGTCACGCAGGAGGAGATCTTCGGGCCTATCCTGCCCATCCTCACAGTAACAAGCTTAGATGATGCCATCGCTTTCATCAATGCCCGGGAGTGGCCGCTGGCCATCTATGTCTTCTCCTCCTGCAAGaag GTGGTGAACCAAGTGCTGGAGAAGACAAGCAGTGGTGGCTTCTGTGCCAACGACACCATCATGCACATGACGCTCACCTCGCTGCCCTTTGGCGGCATCG GGCAGAGCGGCCTGGGCCACTACCACGGACATTACAGCTTCGACACCTTCTCGCACCCGCGGGCCGCGCTGCTCCGCGGTGCCGGCCGAAAAGCCCTCAACACCCCCCGGTACCCGCCCTACGCCCCGCGCCGCCTCCCACTGCTCCGTGCCACCACCGAAACCAAGCACCGCGCTGCCTGCACCCTCCTCTGA
- the TCIRG1 gene encoding V-type proton ATPase 116 kDa subunit a3 isoform X2 — MGSLFRSEEVCLAQLFLQSASAYSCVSELGERGLLEFRDLNPNVSAFQRRFVGEVRRCEEMEKTFTFLQQELRGAGRVLGPCPESPRAPLAREALRVQEQSEQLAQELREVSHNRASLRGRLRELRQYLHVLREGQRFTSLPAPLGSPPRPRALSEREPILDPSLHQHLDRKINFVAGVIHPWRVSAFERLLWRACRGYLVASFVEMPEPMEDLATGESITWVIFLISYWGEQIGQKIRKISDCFHCHMYPYPESEASRADTMSGLHSQIQDLSVVLEETEQYLAQVLDKVALALPTWRVQVQKMKAIYLILNQCSFDVTEKCLIAEVWCPVRDLTQVQDALRQGSYKSGSSVECFVQRIPTSENPPTLIRTNKFTAGFQSIVDAYGVASYQEVNPAPYAIITFPFIFAIMFGDVGHGLLMFLFALWMVLYENSPSLQQASNEIWLTFFEGRYLILLMGAFSIYTGFIYNECFSKATVIFPSAWSVATMANHSSWSSAYLATHPSLTLDPNITGVFRGPYPFGIDPIWSLATNHLNFLNSFKMKMSVVLGIVHMGFGVLLGVFNHVHFQQRHRLVLELLPEMVFLLALFGYLVFLIFYKWVKFSAADSLVAPSILIHFIDMFLFTSNADNLPLYRGQVPVQTVLVVLALASVPVLLLGTPLYLCCRQRTRRTGRPALVTAGEQEPLLEGQKAGNSVNATKEDVESGGHSPDAEHLDFAEIFMHQAIHTIEYCLGCISNTASYLRLWALSLAHAQLSEVLWTMVMRNGFVRLNYVGGVVLVPVFAAFAVLTVAILLVMEGLSAFLHALRLHWVEFQNKFYMGAGYKLCPFTFASDTWE, encoded by the exons ATGGGGTCCCTGTTCCGCAGCGAGGAGGTCTGCCTGGCCCAGCTCTTCCTCCAGTCTGCCTCGGCCTACAGCTGCGTCAGCGAGCTGGGCGAGCGCGGGCTGCTCGAGTTCAGGGAC CTGAACCCCAACGTGAGTGCCTTCCAGCGGCGCTTCGTGGGCGAGGTGCGGCGCTGCGAGGAGATGGAGAAGACCTTCA ccttcctgcagcaggagctgcggGGTGCTGGGCGGGTGCTGGGGCCGTGCCCAGAGAGCCCGCGGGCGCCGCTGGCGCGGGAGGCACTGCGGGTGCAGGAGCAGTCGGAGCAGCTGGCGCAGGAGCTGCGGGAGGTCAGCCACAACCGCGCCTCCTTGCGTGGGCGCCTGCGGGAGCTACGCCAGTACCTCCACGTCCTGCGCGAGGGCCAGCGCTTCACCAGCCTGCCG GCCCCGCTGGGCTCCCCACCGCGGCCCCGGGCGCTCTCTGAGCGGGAGCCCATCCTCGATCCctccctgcaccagcacctCGACCGCAAGATCAA CTTTGTGGCCGGTGTTATTCACCCATGGCGGGTGAGCGCCTTCGAGCGGCTGCTGTGGCGCGCCTGCCGCGGCTACCTGGTGGCCAGCTTTGTGGAGATGCCGGAGCCCATGGAGGACCTGGCCACG GGCGAGAGCATCACCTGGGTCATCTTCCTCATCTCCTACTGGGGTGAGCAAATCGGGCAGAAGATCCGCAAGATCTCGGACTG CTTCCACTGCCACATGTACCCCTACCCGGAGAGCGAGGCCAGCCGGGCGGACACCATGAGCGGGCTGCACAGCCAGATCCAGGACCTCAGCGTG GTGCTGGAGGAGACAGAGCAGTACCTGGCACAGGTGCTGGACAAGGTGGCGCTGGCGCTGCCCACCTGGCGGGTGCAGGTGCAGAAGATGAAGGCCATCTACCTCATCCTCAACCAGTGCAGCTTCGATGTCACCGAGAAGTGCCTCATCGCTGAGGTCTGGTGCCCCGTGAGGGACCTCACGCAAGTGCAGGACGCCCTGCGCCAGGGATCG TACAAGAGCGGCTCGAGCGTGGAGTGCTTCGTGCAGCGCATCCCCACCTCGGAGAACCCCCCCACCCTCATCCGCACCAACAAGTTCACTGCTGGCTTCCAGAGCATTGTGGATGCCTACGGGGTGGCCAGCTACCAGGAGGTGAACCCTG cGCCCTACGCCATCATCACCTTCCCCTTCATCTTCGCCATCATGTTTGGGGACGTGGGGCATGGGCTGCTCATGTTCCTCTTCGCTCTCTGGATGGTGCTGTATGAgaacagccccagcctgcagcaggccAGCAACGAG ATCTGGCTGACGTTCTTCGAGGGGCGCTACCTCATCCTGCTTATGGGGGCCTTCTCCATCTACACTGGCTTCATCTACAATGAGTGCTTCAGCAAAGCCACTGTCATCTTCCCCTCTGCCTGGAGCGTGGCCACCATGGCCAACCACTCCTCCTGGAG CTCTGCCTACCTTGCCACCCACCCATCCCTCACCTTGGATCCCAACATCACCGGCGTCTTCCGAGGGCCCTATCCTTTCGGGATCGACCCA ATCTGGAGCTTGGCCACCAACCACCTCAACTTCCTCAACTCCTTCAAGATGAAGATGTCCGTGGTGCTGGGCATCGTGCACATGGGTTTCGGTGTCCTGTTGGGGGTCTTCAACCATGT gcactTCCAGCAGCGGCACCGGTTGGTGCTGGAGCTCCTGCCCGAGATGGTTTTCCTCCTGGCGCTCTTTGGCTACCTCGTCTTCCTCATCTTCTACAAGTGGGTGAAGTTCAGTGCCGCCGACTCCCTGGTAGCCCCCAGCATCCTCATCCACTTCATCGACATGTTCCTCTTCACCTCCAACGCTGACAACCTCCCACTCTACCGGGGGCAG GTGCCGGTGCAGACcgtgctggtggtgctggcgCTGGCATCGGTGcctgtcctgctcctggggaCACCGCTGTACCTGTGCTGCCGGCAGCGCACGCGGAGGACCGGTCGCCCTGCG CTGGTGACGGCGGGGGAGCAGGAGCCGCTGCTGGAGGGGCAGAAGGCTGGCAACTCTGTCAATGCCACCAAGGAGGACGTGGAGAGCGGGGGGCACAGCCCTGACGCTGAG cacctggaCTTTGCTGAGATCTTCATGCACCAGGCGATCCACACCATCGAGTACTGCCTGGGCTGCATCTCCAACACCGCATCCTACCTGCGGCTCTGGGCACTCAGCCTGGCCCATGCCC AGCTGTCAGAGGTCCTATGGACCATGGTGATGCGCAACGGCTTCGTGCGGCTGAACTATGTGGGCGGTGTGGTGCTGGTGCCCGTCTTCGCCGCCTTCGCCGTGCTGACCGTGGCGATCCTGCTGGTGATGGAGGGGCTCTCCGCCTTCCTCCACGCCCTGCGCCTGCACTG GGTGGAGTTTCAGAATAAGTTTTACATGGGCGCCGGGTACAAGCTGTGCCCCTTCACCTTCGCCTCTGACACCTGGGAGTAG
- the TCIRG1 gene encoding V-type proton ATPase 116 kDa subunit a3 isoform X1, whose product MDAEGLGWVVWGAMCAGDWIWVVWGALGAGGGCRWLGVPCSLWGHAVTVPPWQLNPNVSAFQRRFVGEVRRCEEMEKTFTFLQQELRGAGRVLGPCPESPRAPLAREALRVQEQSEQLAQELREVSHNRASLRGRLRELRQYLHVLREGQRFTSLPAPLGSPPRPRALSEREPILDPSLHQHLDRKINFVAGVIHPWRVSAFERLLWRACRGYLVASFVEMPEPMEDLATGESITWVIFLISYWGEQIGQKIRKISDCFHCHMYPYPESEASRADTMSGLHSQIQDLSVVLEETEQYLAQVLDKVALALPTWRVQVQKMKAIYLILNQCSFDVTEKCLIAEVWCPVRDLTQVQDALRQGSYKSGSSVECFVQRIPTSENPPTLIRTNKFTAGFQSIVDAYGVASYQEVNPAPYAIITFPFIFAIMFGDVGHGLLMFLFALWMVLYENSPSLQQASNEIWLTFFEGRYLILLMGAFSIYTGFIYNECFSKATVIFPSAWSVATMANHSSWSSAYLATHPSLTLDPNITGVFRGPYPFGIDPIWSLATNHLNFLNSFKMKMSVVLGIVHMGFGVLLGVFNHVHFQQRHRLVLELLPEMVFLLALFGYLVFLIFYKWVKFSAADSLVAPSILIHFIDMFLFTSNADNLPLYRGQVPVQTVLVVLALASVPVLLLGTPLYLCCRQRTRRTGRPALVTAGEQEPLLEGQKAGNSVNATKEDVESGGHSPDAEHLDFAEIFMHQAIHTIEYCLGCISNTASYLRLWALSLAHAQLSEVLWTMVMRNGFVRLNYVGGVVLVPVFAAFAVLTVAILLVMEGLSAFLHALRLHWVEFQNKFYMGAGYKLCPFTFASDTWE is encoded by the exons ATGGATGCAGAGGGCTTGGGGTGGGTGGTTTGGGGTGCCATGTGTGCAGGGGACTGGATTTGGGTGGTTTGGGGTGCTCTGGGTGCAGGGGGTGGGTGCAGGTGGCTTGGGGTGCCCTGTTCCCTCTGGGGCCATGCTGTGACTGTGCCCCCCTGGCAGCTGAACCCCAACGTGAGTGCCTTCCAGCGGCGCTTCGTGGGCGAGGTGCGGCGCTGCGAGGAGATGGAGAAGACCTTCA ccttcctgcagcaggagctgcggGGTGCTGGGCGGGTGCTGGGGCCGTGCCCAGAGAGCCCGCGGGCGCCGCTGGCGCGGGAGGCACTGCGGGTGCAGGAGCAGTCGGAGCAGCTGGCGCAGGAGCTGCGGGAGGTCAGCCACAACCGCGCCTCCTTGCGTGGGCGCCTGCGGGAGCTACGCCAGTACCTCCACGTCCTGCGCGAGGGCCAGCGCTTCACCAGCCTGCCG GCCCCGCTGGGCTCCCCACCGCGGCCCCGGGCGCTCTCTGAGCGGGAGCCCATCCTCGATCCctccctgcaccagcacctCGACCGCAAGATCAA CTTTGTGGCCGGTGTTATTCACCCATGGCGGGTGAGCGCCTTCGAGCGGCTGCTGTGGCGCGCCTGCCGCGGCTACCTGGTGGCCAGCTTTGTGGAGATGCCGGAGCCCATGGAGGACCTGGCCACG GGCGAGAGCATCACCTGGGTCATCTTCCTCATCTCCTACTGGGGTGAGCAAATCGGGCAGAAGATCCGCAAGATCTCGGACTG CTTCCACTGCCACATGTACCCCTACCCGGAGAGCGAGGCCAGCCGGGCGGACACCATGAGCGGGCTGCACAGCCAGATCCAGGACCTCAGCGTG GTGCTGGAGGAGACAGAGCAGTACCTGGCACAGGTGCTGGACAAGGTGGCGCTGGCGCTGCCCACCTGGCGGGTGCAGGTGCAGAAGATGAAGGCCATCTACCTCATCCTCAACCAGTGCAGCTTCGATGTCACCGAGAAGTGCCTCATCGCTGAGGTCTGGTGCCCCGTGAGGGACCTCACGCAAGTGCAGGACGCCCTGCGCCAGGGATCG TACAAGAGCGGCTCGAGCGTGGAGTGCTTCGTGCAGCGCATCCCCACCTCGGAGAACCCCCCCACCCTCATCCGCACCAACAAGTTCACTGCTGGCTTCCAGAGCATTGTGGATGCCTACGGGGTGGCCAGCTACCAGGAGGTGAACCCTG cGCCCTACGCCATCATCACCTTCCCCTTCATCTTCGCCATCATGTTTGGGGACGTGGGGCATGGGCTGCTCATGTTCCTCTTCGCTCTCTGGATGGTGCTGTATGAgaacagccccagcctgcagcaggccAGCAACGAG ATCTGGCTGACGTTCTTCGAGGGGCGCTACCTCATCCTGCTTATGGGGGCCTTCTCCATCTACACTGGCTTCATCTACAATGAGTGCTTCAGCAAAGCCACTGTCATCTTCCCCTCTGCCTGGAGCGTGGCCACCATGGCCAACCACTCCTCCTGGAG CTCTGCCTACCTTGCCACCCACCCATCCCTCACCTTGGATCCCAACATCACCGGCGTCTTCCGAGGGCCCTATCCTTTCGGGATCGACCCA ATCTGGAGCTTGGCCACCAACCACCTCAACTTCCTCAACTCCTTCAAGATGAAGATGTCCGTGGTGCTGGGCATCGTGCACATGGGTTTCGGTGTCCTGTTGGGGGTCTTCAACCATGT gcactTCCAGCAGCGGCACCGGTTGGTGCTGGAGCTCCTGCCCGAGATGGTTTTCCTCCTGGCGCTCTTTGGCTACCTCGTCTTCCTCATCTTCTACAAGTGGGTGAAGTTCAGTGCCGCCGACTCCCTGGTAGCCCCCAGCATCCTCATCCACTTCATCGACATGTTCCTCTTCACCTCCAACGCTGACAACCTCCCACTCTACCGGGGGCAG GTGCCGGTGCAGACcgtgctggtggtgctggcgCTGGCATCGGTGcctgtcctgctcctggggaCACCGCTGTACCTGTGCTGCCGGCAGCGCACGCGGAGGACCGGTCGCCCTGCG CTGGTGACGGCGGGGGAGCAGGAGCCGCTGCTGGAGGGGCAGAAGGCTGGCAACTCTGTCAATGCCACCAAGGAGGACGTGGAGAGCGGGGGGCACAGCCCTGACGCTGAG cacctggaCTTTGCTGAGATCTTCATGCACCAGGCGATCCACACCATCGAGTACTGCCTGGGCTGCATCTCCAACACCGCATCCTACCTGCGGCTCTGGGCACTCAGCCTGGCCCATGCCC AGCTGTCAGAGGTCCTATGGACCATGGTGATGCGCAACGGCTTCGTGCGGCTGAACTATGTGGGCGGTGTGGTGCTGGTGCCCGTCTTCGCCGCCTTCGCCGTGCTGACCGTGGCGATCCTGCTGGTGATGGAGGGGCTCTCCGCCTTCCTCCACGCCCTGCGCCTGCACTG GGTGGAGTTTCAGAATAAGTTTTACATGGGCGCCGGGTACAAGCTGTGCCCCTTCACCTTCGCCTCTGACACCTGGGAGTAG
- the NDUFS8 gene encoding NADH dehydrogenase [ubiquinone] iron-sulfur protein 8, mitochondrial → MAALRLLYRAACAGPPAPLGYLRPLSTSHPRDSYKYVNVQEPAMDMRSITDRAAQTLLWTELFRGLAMTLSYLFREPATINYPFEKGPLSPRFRGEHALRRYPSGEERCIACKLCEAVCPAQAITIEAEPRADGSRRTTRYDIDMTKCIYCGFCQEACPVDAIVEGPNFEFSTETHEELLYNKEKLLNNGDKWEAEIAANIQADYLYR, encoded by the exons ATGGCAGCGCTGCGTTTGCTGTACCGGGCTGCCTGCGCAG GCCCGCCAGCCCCCCTGGGCTACCTGCGCCCgctcagcaccagccacccTCGGGACTCCTACA agtACGTCAACGTCCAGGAGCCAGCCATGGACATGCGATCCATCACCGACCGTGCTGCCCAGACCCTGCTGTGGACGGAGCTCTTCCGAG GCCTGGCCATGACGCTGAGCTACCTTTTCCGGGAACCGGCCACCATCAACTACCCATTTGAGAAAGGCCCGCTGAGCCCACGCTTCCGTGGGGAGCACGCCCTGCGCCGCTACCCCTCTGGAGAAGAAAGGTGCATCGCCTGCAAGCTCTGCGAAGCTGTCTGTCCAGCGCAG GCGATCACCATCGAGGCTGAGCCCCGAGCTGACGGTAGCCGCCGCACCACCCGCTATGACATCGATATGACCAAGTGCATCTACTGCGGGTTCTGCCAGGAGGCCTGCCCCGTGGATGCCATCGTGGAG GGCCCCAACTTTGAGTTCTCGACGGAGACGCATGAGGAGCTGCTCTACAACAAGGAGAAGCTGCTCAACAACGGCGATAAGTGGGAGGCAGAGATTGCGGCCAACATCCAGGCTGATTACCTGTACCGGTGA